In the genome of Acaryochloris sp. CCMEE 5410, the window GAGAGGGCCGCGTTGAGGCAGCAGGAGACGGCGCTGCTTGGGGGTAAGAAAACTCAGTTGAGGGAGCTGATGCAGTGTTTAAGGGTTGAGGCTGAGGACGCTTAGGGGATTGGCGAATCACATGGTTTAAGTCAGCCTGAGCCGCCGCCTCATCCCCCAGGGCCGACAGGCAACGCGCTCGTTTAACATAAGCTTCTCGGTTATTCGGATCGAGGCGAATCGTACGAGAATAATCTTCAATGGCACCTTGCAAATCTCCGCCTAAGGCTCGACTCTGACCTCGATTAAAAAAGGCCTCTGCATCCAAAGGGTTCTGTTCAATGGCACGAGTATGTTGGGCAATCGCCCGTTCCAGAGTCGGGGCCGTTATCTCAGGGGCTGGGGGTGATGGCTGAGGAGAAGCGGGGGGTGGCGGAACTGGTGGTTCTCCCTGCGCAACTGAGGAGGATGGCTCTAGTTCAGAAAAATGCGGATCTATGACAATATCCGTAACCACAGACTCTTTTGCAGAAGTCGGTGGTGTATTTGATGAATTAGTCTTCTCAGCATTAGAATGCTCAACTGTTTTTAATTTCCCGCTTGCGTCTGGCTGCTCGCTAGAACTATCAATCACATCATTAGCAGGCGGATCGGCTGATTGAAGCTGATCAGTAGCAGTCCCGGGTGGTAATGGGTGAGTTTTGGCAAACGGACTCTGATAAGACAGCTCTTTCAGATCCTGCTTCAACGTCTCTAGAGTCGTCGACAATTCGCCACTAAAATCCCGTATCAGCCCCAAAGAATGTACCCGTGCCCAATGAATCGCCTGATTCAGATCTTCCATAGCTGCTTGGGATTCACCCAAGGCCCCAAGGCTTTGTCCCCGCTGATAGTAGGCTTGACTATTTTCTGGATCATTATCAATGATCTTGGAGTAATCTGAAATCGCTCCATCCAAGTCACCGCGCTGGATACGATTATTCGCCCGTTCGAAGAACCCTTCCATGGACGTGGGTTCAAGGGGCACTGTTGCGGGATGAGGTTCTTGCTCATCGTCAGAATCTTCCACCGGCTCCACGGAAACAGGAACGCTTTCTTCCAGTAGAGACAGGGGGTAATCCGTTGCCGTTGAGCTGGGAGAAGAGACATCAACGGGAGCTTCTTTTAACATCCCCAATGCATAAGCCCGTGTATAAGCAGCCTGATGGTTCGGATCATGCAGCAAAGCTTCACTAAAATCCTTAGAGGCCTTCTCAGCTTCTCCCATTTGGGCGAGGCAATAGCCCCGATGAAAGTATGCATCTGCTAATCGAGGGTTATGTTCAATGGCCGATGTAAAGTCTTCAATCGCCTTCTCCAACTCACCGCTCTGACTGAGAAACATTCCCCGCTGACAATAGGCATTCGCATCCTTGGGTAACCGCAGAATAACCTGACTGAAATCCGTCAGAGCACCAGGATGATCCCCTAACTCAGCTCGACTATCAGCCCGTTTATAGTAGGCTTTGATGCAATAGGGATTAATGCGAATTGCTTGACTATAATCCTGAATTGCTCGCTGAAACTCACCGCGTTGACGATAACTATTACCCCGTTGAAAATAGGCTTCATCATAATCTGGGAGTAGCTCAATCGCCTCAGAAAAGTCGTGGATAGCAGCTTCAAACTTCCCCAGGGAATTGAACAGAAAACCTCGATTAAAATAGGCCGTGGCCTTAGCTGGGTTGAGGGCTATCGCTTCGTCAAAGTCTCCCAATGCCCCATCCAGATCCCCGTTCGTGGCTCGCTTATTGGCTCGATTAATTAGAGCATCGGGATTATGGAGATTCTCGCCATACACTTTAGCCAAAGCACCCCCTTCATCTACTGGGTTACTGCCAGCAGGAGGTGAGTTGTTGGGCAATATCTTGCGGATTCTCCTTAAAAAATCAG includes:
- a CDS encoding tetratricopeptide repeat protein, yielding MPNNSPPAGSNPVDEGGALAKVYGENLHNPDALINRANKRATNGDLDGALGDFDEAIALNPAKATAYFNRGFLFNSLGKFEAAIHDFSEAIELLPDYDEAYFQRGNSYRQRGEFQRAIQDYSQAIRINPYCIKAYYKRADSRAELGDHPGALTDFSQVILRLPKDANAYCQRGMFLSQSGELEKAIEDFTSAIEHNPRLADAYFHRGYCLAQMGEAEKASKDFSEALLHDPNHQAAYTRAYALGMLKEAPVDVSSPSSTATDYPLSLLEESVPVSVEPVEDSDDEQEPHPATVPLEPTSMEGFFERANNRIQRGDLDGAISDYSKIIDNDPENSQAYYQRGQSLGALGESQAAMEDLNQAIHWARVHSLGLIRDFSGELSTTLETLKQDLKELSYQSPFAKTHPLPPGTATDQLQSADPPANDVIDSSSEQPDASGKLKTVEHSNAEKTNSSNTPPTSAKESVVTDIVIDPHFSELEPSSSVAQGEPPVPPPPASPQPSPPAPEITAPTLERAIAQHTRAIEQNPLDAEAFFNRGQSRALGGDLQGAIEDYSRTIRLDPNNREAYVKRARCLSALGDEAAAQADLNHVIRQSPKRPQPQPLNTASAPSTEFSYPQAAPSPAASTRPSPPQVDDATHSMASLFQQENEILQATQTSQKSCTHEGNSPGNQFCIHCGASLSPLDRYSSNFSASPPDFPPGEKVKPVASNRKQRLQEAEQYYDQGVALFRDGDRQGSLQSLSAGLKIFLEQREMQRYQQTLNFMQDVAHALNDTGEDEADPDDSLLL